From the Nitrospirota bacterium genome, the window AAGTCCAGCCTGCCGTCACAGTTGTTGTCTTTGCCGTCGCATATCTTCGGCGCTCCGGGATAGACTTTGTTGTCGTTGTCGTTACAGTCTGTTAACTTTCCCTTCGGACATGAAATGTCTCCGGGGCTGCCGTAACCGTCTGAGTCATTGTCTGTACATGCCGCGTGAACCGGAACAAATGACAGGGCAAGCACAAGTACAGAAAACAGGATGATAAAAATTGATCGATACTTAAACATAATCCCTCCTCTTTTTTAAGTCTTTAATTGGTTTTATTCCAACGTGTTTGATTTGTACGCTGGTACTTTAGTTAATTTAAAGTACCGCAGGGAAGGGATTCAATAGAAATGTTACTTACTGATTCGGTGTATTTTGTGAATAAAAATTCACAGATTGAGGGGGAATTGACTTAGAAAACAAGGTTGAATGCCGGATCATTTTGAGAGGTAATTCTCTAAAATCTTCATGCACTCCAGGGTCTTTTCACCTTCTTTTGTAAGAAAATATGACTTCTCTTTGTCCTGCTCAATGATCCCGGACTCTTTAAGATTCTTAAGATGAAAAACTACTTTTGTGTGGTCTTCTATGTCCAGCGCCTTTGTTATTTCCATAAGGTGCAGGCCTCTGTTCTGGTGGAGCAGTTTGATAACTTTTCTCCTTATGGAATTGGTCAAAGAGCTTAGGGTAAAATCCATGTCCAATTTTTTAATGCCTTCTTCAAATCTGGACTCTTCCAGCGCGCGCCTTATTATTGCGTGCAGGTCTTCTATCTTGAAGGGCTTGGATATGTAGTCGCTTGCGCCTTTTTTTATCGCCTTAACTGCGTTATCAACTGTGGCAAAGGCGGTAATCATAATTACCTTCGTCCCCGGACTGCGCTTCCTGATTTCTGCAAGCGCATCCATGCCGCTCATCTTCGGCATCATAAGGTCCAGAAGCATAACATCAAATTTATTTGCTGTAACTTTCTCAATGGCCTCTATCCCTGTGGACGCTTCGTCTGTATGGTATCCCTTCTTGCTCAGTATCTCGGAGAGATTGGCCCTTAGTTCGCTATCGTCATCAACTATAAGGATGTTTTTCATATTCAAAATTTTCCCGCATTTTTCCCGTTTGCCGCAGGGAGTCTGACAGTAACTGTCGTCCCCAGTCCTTCCCTGCTCTCTATGTCTATCTCGCCATTGTGCTGGTTAATGATGCCGTAGCATAGCGATAAACCAAGCCCTGTGCCGCTTCCGACTTCCTTTGTAGAAAAAAAAGGGTCAAATACCTTTAACAGGTTTTCCTGAGAGATCCCTGTGCCGGTGTCGGCTATCTTTATTTTGACCCAGCTGTCGGAATGCGAGCATTCTATGTTGATATGGCCGCTCTCAGGAATAGCTTGAATGGAATTGGTCAAAATGTTTATAAAAACCTGCGTTAATTGTACCGCATCTCCCATCACATTTGATACATTCAAAAGCGTCTTGTGTACAATCACATTCCTTAATTTATTCTTAAGCAATGAAAGCGCTTCATCAATGACGGTGTGTATGTTAACGGGCTTTTGTACAGGCTCAGTTATACGGGAAAACTGCAGCAGGTCTTTTGTAATGGCGGCTACCCTGTCTGTATTTTTTTCTATGGAGTCAACCCTTCTTCTAATCTCATGGTTGTCCATGCCTTCTAATTCATCTCTCAACATTTGCACATTTAATGATATGCTCGTAAGCGGATTGTTTATCTCATGCGCGGTGCCGGCGGCAAGCCGTCCGAGGGGCGCTAATTTTTCATAACGCGCAAGCCGCCTTACCTGCTGTTCCAGACTTCTCCTGGTTTCTGTATCGAATATATTCAATGCCCTCACGACGAAATAAGTAATAAGGACAGCACACAGTCCGCGCAGGCCCTCTACCGGAACCTGAAAATAAGGCACTGCTATGCGGGAGGGGAACAGCCCTGCAAAAATACCGTAAAGTAAAAATATGACGCCGGCATAGAAAAGCTTTCGTGAAACAGGAATGCCTAAGCCTTCTTCCCTTAATGAATACATTATTAATCCGTAGGCTGTCAGGAGCCCTCCAACAAAACCAAAGGTCTTTCTCGTCAAGATCTCTAATTGTTCAAATAATTGATGACCTATGCTGAATCCTGTATTCAACAGATAGATACACCAGAAGAGAAATAGAATAGCAGGAATTCCCTTTAACCATTTCTTAATGCTGTTATGGGTTAGTGATATAAGTGATAAGCCGAACAGCAACAGGAACAAGAATGACAGTACAGCAACAAATACCGCTACCATTTTTACCCAGAAGACCTCGTGCATCAATACATATCGTCCTTTTAAAAGCAGGTAGAGTTCAAGCCATTCGTGTGTTCCATGTGTGAACCCGAACCACGCCAGCAATTGAAGATGGTTTGCAAGTTTCAGGTCACTTGTCTTTATCTTTAATACAATGAACAGACCTAACAACAAAAAGGAAAGACCATAAAAGAAATACAGGTGGCCAATTGGAGGGATGTCAGAAAACACGGCAAAATCAATCATTCCTAAACCTCAAGGCTGCCATGGAAGGGAGCTGCTGCCTTCCCATTTCTTTTTTTAATGGAAAAAAAACCACCTTAAAGATTTGAGCAAAAAAGATACCAAACGAAAGATATTGTAAAATCAAAGTATTGAGCAGACACGATGCTGATGGATTGCCATCCTGGCATGTCATTACGGCATGAAGCTCAATCTCAGAGGCTTCGGAGGGCGAAGGGCGAAAATTATTTTATCAGTGACATCTTATTATGCGATCTGCGCCCAGTACAGTATTTATCTCTGTAATAATTACTTTTGTTACTTTGGAACGATCGGCGCGTAAAAAGATTCCAGCTGATAAGCCCTGTCAAAATACTCCTTGGCCACGTCCATCTTTTTCATCTTGTAATAAGCGTAGCCGATGAAGTAGTAGGTCTTCGGGTCGGGTTTTTTCTCGGCCTCATCTTTCATAATGCTGATGGCCTCGTCCATTTTGCCCTGGAAATAAAGAGAGTAGGCCTTTTCCATCGGCGTCTTCTGCGCCCAGGCCAGAGAGAAGGACAAGGTGAAAGCAATAATTAATAATGTTACGATAATTTTTTTCATAAGCACCTCCCCGTAAATGTTAGCATATTTCCCGTGTATTTTAAAAAGTATTTGAAACCATTTCTGTGATTGTAATCGCTATTACAGTTGCGAGTAACCAGTAGCAACTGACGAGTTGGAATTTTCATCTATCTCGTCACTCGTTACCCGTCACCTATCACTATTCAATTGCAGCTCAATCCGCCTCATGCTCAGGCTCTTCAGGCGCGCCGAATTCCATTTTCTTTTTTCTGACGGCTTCCCTTTGGGACTTTGATGAGTATGCCCTGGGGACAGTCCCCTCTTTGAAAAATTCCACCATTTTTTCCGTATCACTTGTAGCGAGAAGTCCGGTCAGCGGATCAATCACCGCGGTAACAATGCCTTTGGGTAAAGGAAAGGTTTTGTTCGCGGGCACGTCTTTCATAAAGTCCATCCATATTGGCAGCGCGGCTTTTGCCCCTGTCTCCCTTGCCCCAAGCGGCCGCATGTTATCAAAGCCAACCCACACTCCCGCGGCCAATTCAGGGGTATATCCTACAAACCACGCATCCTTGAAGTCGTTAGTTGTCCCCGTCTTTCCCGCTATCGGCATCTGCAATTCCCGCGCGCGCTTGGCGGTCCCGTATTTCACCACATCCTCAAGCATCGATGTGGCAAGAAACGCGGTCTGAGCGCTGATGACTCCTGTGCCTTTGGGCTGATTATTTTCAAGGACATTTCCATCAGCATCCAGTAAGTATTTAATTGCGATCGGATTTATTTTCATTCCGTCATTGGCAAATACGCAAAAGGCGGAAGTGAGTTCAAGCGGTGTGACACTCAGGCTGCCGAGGGCGAGAGACAGGTTGTAAGGAAGCGGACCGGGAATGCCGAGTGCGCCTGCGAATTTAATAACGTCCTTGACGCCGACTTTTTCAAGCAGTTTTATCGTGACAATGTTCCTTGAATACGCGAGCGCCTCTCTCAATCTTGTGGGCCCGTGGAACTTCCTGTCATAGTTTTCAGGCCTCCATTCGCCGAACTGTTCAGTCGAGTAACTTACAGGCTCATCCACTATCGTGCTTGCCGGAGTGTAGCCGCTGTCCATGGCCGCCGCGTAAATTACAGGCTTGAACGCGGAGCCCGCCTGCCTCTTCGCAAATACAGCCCGGTTGAATTCACTCTTTCCGAAATCATATCCGCCGACGATGGCCTTGATATAACCGGTGGAAGGCTCTACGGCAACAATTGCCCCCTGCACAACAGGCTCCTGCTCAAGCTGAAAAACAGGCTCATTGCTTATCATCTCTTTTACCTTGACCCTGATGACATCGCCTGACCTCAGAATGTCAGGGAGCTTGAAATATCTGAAATCCTTGATCACCTTGCCGCTTGAATCAAGTAATCTTTTTGCCCATGTGGTGTCAGGCAGGAATATCCTGCCGGTAAAGCCCCTTGCTTTGACAATCGCCTGCGAGTCGGAAACTGTAATCACAGTCGCAGTCATGATGTCGCCCTGCCGCATGACAACTTTCCCGAACGGTTTTTCTTCCTTTAACTCATTCTCCAGGATAATGTCTTTGTGTCCGATCGCCCCTCTGTAGCCCTGCCTTTTGTCCAGCTCCCGCAGGCCGTTTTGCATTGCCCTGACAGCGGCAGCCTGCATTCTTTTATTCAACGTCGTATACACCTTGAGCCCGCCTTTATACACCTTTTCAACGCCGTATTCGTCTTCAAGATATTTTCTGATATATTCGAGGAAATAATTTTGCGTATACAGTTCATACCTCATACTTGAAAGATGAAGGGGCTGCCTGTATGCCTTTTCCGCTTCATCTTTGGTTATGTACTTTTCCTCCTCCATTCTTCTCAGAACGATATGCTGCCTTTCCTTTGCCTTGTCAAGATCGCTGTATGGCGAAAATTTGCTCGGCGCCTTGACGAGCCCGCCGATAAGCGCGGCCTCCGCGAGGTTTAAATCAGAAACAGACTTGCCGAAATAAGTCCTCGCCGCCATCTCGACACCGTAAGCGCCGTGTCCGAAATAAACCTTATTAAGATAAAGTTCGAGGATCTCTTCTTTTGTCAAGTTCTTTTCGATCCTGAATGCCAGGGTCGCCTCTTTTAATTTTCTGACCACGGTTTTTTCGGGGGAAAGGAAGATCACCTTCGCAAGCTGCTGGGTGATAGTGCTTGCGCCTTCCTTTATCCTGCCTGCGATAATATCTTTTAATATCGCCCTTATGATCGCGATGTAGTCGATGCCTTTATGCTGCCAGAACCTTGAATCCTCAACAGCCACAACAGCGCGTATTAAATTTTCAGGGATCTTGCTGATGGGCACGAATATGCCTTTTTCAACCTTGAACTCGCCGACGAGGCTATCGTCATCCGCGTAGACCTTTGTCCCGTTTGCAGGGACATAGCCTTTGATCTCATTTATTTGCGGGATGTCCTTTATCAGCGCAAGATAGCCCCCTACGGCTGAGCCTGCTATTAAGACGAGTACAAAGATGAGAGTGTTAAATAAAAATTTTTTCATATCGATGATTATAGTAACGATTTATTTGAACTGTCAATTAAAGATTCCGCGCAGCTTGCTGCGGGAATCTTAATGCAATGAATTATTATTTTCTTCATTCGCTCGCTTGACCCTGCAGCAAGTTTGCAGGAATACGCTCGCTACCCATTTATGGTAGTGCGTTGTTGACACAAGCTTCTCAATGATGTTAAATTTTTTGATTAAATCAGCCCTCTCCGTTTTAATACAAAAAGAGGTATAATTAATCTTGTCGCTCAAAAACATATGACCACTGATTATAAAGATACATTAAATCTTCCCAATACTGCATTTCCCATGAAGGCGAATTTGGCCCAGAAAGAGGTGGAGCTGCTTGCCGTCTGGGAGAAAAGCGGGACTTACCACAAGATGCAGCAGAAAGACCGGGCCAAAAGCTACATCCTGCATGACGGCCCTCCGTACGCAAACGGCAATATTCATCTGGGACACGCCCTCAATAAGATCCTTAAGGACATGATCGTGAAATATAAGGCAATGAAAGGGCACTACGCGCCTTACGTACCGGGCTGGGACTGTCACGGCCTTCCCATTGAGCATCAGGTGGATAAAAACCTCGGGGCCAAGAAAGAGAACACGACCATAACGGAAAAGAGAAAACTTTGCAGGGAATATGCCGCGAAGTTTTTAGACATTCAACGGGAGGAGTTTAAACGCCTCGGCGTATTCGGCGACTGGCAGGACCCGTACATTACAATGTCTTTTCTCTATGAAGCGACTATAGTCAGAGAGCTTAACAGGTTTGTTCAAAATGGCTCTGTTTATAAAGGGAAGAAACCCGTTCACTGGTGTCCGACTTGCGTGACTGCGCTTGCCGAGGCAGAGGTGGAATATGCTGACAAGGAATCTCCTTCAGTCTATGTGAAGTTTAGAGTGAAAGATCCAAGAGGTAAGTTCTCGCCGGATGCCGTGAAAGGTACGTACTTTGTAATATGGACGACAACCCCGTGGACGCTCCCTGCAAATATGGCTTTGGCGCTGCACCCAAAATTTATTTACCGTCTTGTCCAGACACCTGAAGGGGAACTGATACTCGCTCAGGACCTGATTCAAATCTGCATGGAGAAATTTGGATATAAAGAAGGCGATTATAAAATCACAGACGGAGGATGGGCCGGCTCAGAGCTCGAAGGCATTGTTTGCAGACATCCGTGGATTGAAAGAGATGTGCCTGCAATTTTAGGCGAACATGTGACCCTGGACCAGGGCACCGGAATAGTCCACACAGCTCCGGGTCATGGTGAAGAGGATTATGAAATAGGATTGAAATACGGATTGGATGTGTATGCGCCGGTTGATAAAAAGGGTTGCTTCACTGATGAGGTTGAAGGTTTTACCGGTCAATTTGTTTTTAAAGCCAACCAGGAAGTTATTAATAAGCTCAAAGAAGAACATGCGCTTCTCGGTGTACCTGAGAATATAAAACATTCCTATCCTCACTGCTGGAGATGCAAAAGGCCAGTGATCTTCAGGGCCACGGAGCAGTGGTTCATTTCTATGGAGAAAAATGATCTGAGACATCGCGCCCTTGATGAAATTAAAAAAACTAAATGGGTCCCGACATGGGGTATGGACAGGATCAACGGGATGGTAGAGAACCGGCCTGACTGGTGTATCTCAAGGCAAAGGTCATGGGGCGTGCCCATAGCATTGTTCCAGTGCAAAAAATGCAAGCAATTCATAAACGACAAAGCGGTTATGGAAAGGATTGAGCAGGAATTTGCACAGCATGGGGCGGACATCTGGTTTGAAAAGACCGAGGCGGAGCTGCTTCCCGCTAACTACAAATGCGCAAAGTGCGGCTCACAGGAGTTTATAAAAGAGATGGATATCCTTGATGTGTGGTTTGATTCAGGCGTAAGCCACGCGGCGGTCATGGAGGCTGATGAGCGGCTCACGAGTCCTGCTGACCTTTATCTTGAAGGCAGTGATCAACACAGGGGTTGGTTTCAGAGTTCGCTCCTCACTTCTGTCGGCACTCGCGGCAGGGCGCCGTATAAGGCAGTCCTCACCCACGGCTTTGTTGTGGACGGGCAAGGGAAAAAGATGTCCAAGTCCCTCGGCAATGTTATTTCGCCTCAGGAAATTACAAAGAAACACGGCTCTGAAATATTGCGGCTCTGGACTTCATCTGCCGATTACAGGGAGGACATGAGGATCTCAAATGAGATCATGTCCCGTCTTGTCGAGGCATATAGAAAAATCAGGAACACCTGCCGGTTTCTTCTTGGGAATATAAATGACTTTGATCCGGCGATGGCGGAATTAAGTAAGATACAAAAAGATGACTTACTTGAGATAGACAGATACGCCCTGAGCATTCTTCAGGGACTGATCAGGAAAGTAAGTACTGCCTACGAGACCTTTGCGTTTCATGAGGTCTACCATGCCATATATAAGTTCTGCGTAATTGACATGAGCTCATTCTATCTTGACATCCTCAAAGACAGGCTGTATACATTTAAGGCTGGCTCAAAGGAGAGAAGGTCGGCGCAGATAGTTTTATATAACATATTGATATCATTAACAAAAATGGTAGCTCCAGTCCTGTCTTTTACTGCTGAAGAGATCTGGCAGCATATCCCCGGTAAGAAGGAAGAGAGTGTGTTTCTTTCTACCTTTCCGGAGGTGAAAGAAGAATTTATTGACACGGAACTGGAGCAAACCTGGGAGAGGCTTGCAAAGGTTCGTGATGAAGTCAATAAGGCATTAGAAATTAAACGCCAGGAGAAAGTTATCGGCAACGCCCTTGAAGCAAAGGTTACATTATTCGTAAATGAAGAAATGTCTCAACTCCTTGAAAAATACAATGAATTTCTACCGACACTTTTTATAGTCTCTGCTGTAGAAGCCTTGAAAGATTCAAAGGCGGCTGAAACTGCATATCAAAGTTCAGAAGTTGAAGGGCTTTCCGTCTTTGTAGAAAAGGCAGAGGGAAATAAGTGCCAGCGGTGCTGGAACTGGGACGTCAATGTCGGAAAATATGAGACCCATCCCGAGCTGTGCAAAAAATGTTATGAAGTGATTGCATCGTGAGGAAAGTCATGCTCATAGCTATAATTGCTTCTCTTGTTGTGATTACCGATTACATAACTAAAAAGGCTATCGTCGCCAAACTTACACTCTTTGACAAGATTGATGTGCTGCCATTCTTAAGGATAGTTCATGTGGAAAATAAAGGGGCCGCCTTTGGGCTTTTCGCTAATCTCGGCAATAATATATTTATGGCAATTTCAGTTATCGCAATTATCGCGATCCTGGTATATGTATCCAAATTTGCTAAAGGAAGCGAGGTGTTTTCTTTTTCCCTGATTCTCGGCGGCGCAGTCGGGAACTTGTTAGATAGAATTACCACTGGGAAGGTAGTTGATTTTATTGATGTTTATATTAATAAATGGCACTGGCCGGCATTCAACGTGGCAGACTCCGCGTTAACAGTTGGGATCATGTTGTTTATCTGGTCGAGTTTAAAATCCGGGAAACCTAAAGAAATCTGAGAGATATGCCGTTAATCACTTTAAAAAATATAACGACACAAATGAGAGGTAAAACCAATGAATAAAACATGCGGTCATAATACAACCTCACAGGATACGGAAAAGAAATCAAAAATTAAAAACTTCTTTGAAAAGCAGGCGACCAAGCTGAGACAACGCAAATTTACATGTCCGATCTGCAAAGAAGTCTTTCACGGACTCTCCAAGCTGAGCGCCCATCTCAAGAAACACTGCACGTGATAGTCTGTTGAAGGTCAGTCGTCGGCTGACCCAAGCGGCAGATAAGCCTTTGGATTTAAGGAAAGATCTACTGTTTTCGCGTTTATAAGATGATGGTATCCTGCGGCAGCTATCATTGCCGCATTGTCAGTGCATAAGTGCAGCGAAGGAAAATAAACCTCAAAATCTTTTTCAAGAGCTTCCCGCTTGATATTTTCTCGTAAGGCGCTGTTTGCGGCTACTCCTCCAGAGAGAATGATTGTTTTAATACCGGTTGCTCTCGTCACGTCAATTATTCTGTTTGTCAAACTTCCCACAACAGCGGATTGAAAGCTTGCGGCAATATCCTCTTTGCTTGCCTCAGGGTTTTTTCTGACATAGTTTAATACCGCAGTTTTTAATCCGCTAAAACTAAAGTCGAAACTATCTTTAAGAAGCGCCTTTGGGAAGGCCACAGCTTGGGGATTCCCTTTTGACGCAAGCGCATCAATGATCGGGCCACCGGGGTATCCAAATCCAAGGAGCTTCGCCACCTTATCATATGCTTCTCCCGCGGCATCATCCCTTGTCCTGCCCAATTCAATATATTGTCCAAAGCCGTCCACCTTGTATATGCTTGTATGCCCGCCTGATACTACAAGGGCGAGAAAGGGAAACTCGGGCTTAGTCTCAAGAAATACTGAAAATATATGCCCCTCCAGATGATTTACGGCAACCAGCGGGACAGTGTGGACAAATGAAAGTGATTTCGCAAAGCAAACCCCGACAAGGAGCGAGCCGATCAACCCGGGCCCATGACTTACTGCAATCGCAGAGATATCACGTATCCCAACCCCGGCTTGCTTTATTGCCTCATCAACAACGGGGCAGATCATCTCCAGGTGTCTTCTTGATGCAAGCTCCGGGACTATGCCGCCATACTTTTTGTGGATTTCATTCTGGCTTGAGACGATATTTGAAATGATACTGCTTCCATCCATAACAATAGAGGCGGCGGTGTCGTCACAGGATGTATCTATTCCCAAAATCAGCATCTTCAAATATCATTGTTCCACGTGGAACATATTTTCTTTCTGCTATATGATGTCTTCAAAAAAGATTTTTAATACGAAATGAAAGTCTATTCCAGAATTTCTATAATCGACAAACAGTTTATTACATCTCTGCTTTAGGGGCTATAGTGTTCAAGCCTTTAACTCTATGCCCTCAGCTTTTCAAAGGTGTCGCATAGAAATTCTTCCACAGCCTTCCATTTCAGCAACCATTGGGCGCAGAGTTCATAATGGATAAACCTGCTGATTAATATATTCAGAGGCAGCCCGAAAGCCGTTTTTTCTAAGAATGCGAAAGATGTTTTCTGAAGCAAGAGATTTAAGAAGTTTCTCCCTTTTTTTATTGTCCAGTAGTTTCTTTATCGCCCTGTTACGGGTTGATTCGACAAACTTTAAATAAAGTGCAAATTCTTTATCGTAAAGTTTTTCCATTTCTTTTCTAATGGCCTTTGAGATTGCTGGACTCGCGCCTTCAGTTGAGATAGCAATAGTCAAAGGCCCGCGCCTTACGATTGAAGGTGCGATAAAATTTCCCTCTGAGGGCAGATCAATTACATTTACGAGATGTCCCGCCTCACGCGCTATCTGGGTATTTACCTCAGTGGAAGAGGTGCACGCGATTACGACAAAGGCGTCTTTAGTGTCTCCAGTTTTATAGGCCCTTATAATATGTTTAATCTTCCCTTTATCTTTAAGTATCCGTAAGTTGCGTGTAATTTCAGGGCTTATTATTTTAACCAAAGCTCCTGCCTTGAGAAGTATGCGCACCTTTCTTTCCGCAACACGGCCTCCTCCAACTACAACTGTTTTTTTATTTTTCAGATTCAAAAAGACGGGATAATATTTCACTTTTTTTCTTTAAACGAAGTGATGAGTTCTCTCGCATCATTGGCACGTTTTATTGTGGGGAATTTTACAATTAGAGAAGTCAGGGCATTTATCGCCTTGTCACGCTGTCCCAGATTTTCATAAGAAAGACCGAGATAATAAAGCGTTTCAGATTCTTTCATTGAGTCAGGGTAGTTTTCAAGCAGGCCGGTAAAGCGCTGCACTGCCGCATTGTAAGAGCCTTTTTTATAATAGAAATTTCCAATGGAGAATTCATATTCAGCAAGCACTCGCCGGCACACGGTTATCCTGTCGTCGACAATATCCATGTATGGGTTTCTGGGATAATCCCGTCTAAGCTTTTCAAATTCCTTTAAAGCCCGTTGAGCATAAGAGTAACTGATGTCAACGGTTGTTATCCTTTTAAAAAAGCTCAGTGCCAGATTATATTGAGCGTAAGGCGCATACTTGCTATATGGATATGTATTCAGGAATGTTTCGTATTCAACCGCTGCTTCATCATAGGAGGCGTCCTCAAAATATGTGTCAGCGATGCGAAGCTTGGCCAACGTTGAATATTGCTGAGAGGCATCCTTTAATTTAATTTTTTCAAGAAGCTCCCTTGCTTCCGCATAGGAGCCGGCAGATATAAGGTCATTTGCCTTTTTCAAAGATCCTTCAGGGTCAAAAGGCGGTTCCTGGACCTGGGCGGCCGAGCATCCAAGCACAATCAGGAGGATAAGCAGAAAAAAGATTTGCCGGACATATTTAGTTTTTTTGTATTTCATAACTTCCCTTATTACAAAGTAAATAATTTTATCTTAACGCAAGTATTTTTATCAAACTGT encodes:
- the ileS gene encoding isoleucine--tRNA ligase; this encodes MTTDYKDTLNLPNTAFPMKANLAQKEVELLAVWEKSGTYHKMQQKDRAKSYILHDGPPYANGNIHLGHALNKILKDMIVKYKAMKGHYAPYVPGWDCHGLPIEHQVDKNLGAKKENTTITEKRKLCREYAAKFLDIQREEFKRLGVFGDWQDPYITMSFLYEATIVRELNRFVQNGSVYKGKKPVHWCPTCVTALAEAEVEYADKESPSVYVKFRVKDPRGKFSPDAVKGTYFVIWTTTPWTLPANMALALHPKFIYRLVQTPEGELILAQDLIQICMEKFGYKEGDYKITDGGWAGSELEGIVCRHPWIERDVPAILGEHVTLDQGTGIVHTAPGHGEEDYEIGLKYGLDVYAPVDKKGCFTDEVEGFTGQFVFKANQEVINKLKEEHALLGVPENIKHSYPHCWRCKRPVIFRATEQWFISMEKNDLRHRALDEIKKTKWVPTWGMDRINGMVENRPDWCISRQRSWGVPIALFQCKKCKQFINDKAVMERIEQEFAQHGADIWFEKTEAELLPANYKCAKCGSQEFIKEMDILDVWFDSGVSHAAVMEADERLTSPADLYLEGSDQHRGWFQSSLLTSVGTRGRAPYKAVLTHGFVVDGQGKKMSKSLGNVISPQEITKKHGSEILRLWTSSADYREDMRISNEIMSRLVEAYRKIRNTCRFLLGNINDFDPAMAELSKIQKDDLLEIDRYALSILQGLIRKVSTAYETFAFHEVYHAIYKFCVIDMSSFYLDILKDRLYTFKAGSKERRSAQIVLYNILISLTKMVAPVLSFTAEEIWQHIPGKKEESVFLSTFPEVKEEFIDTELEQTWERLAKVRDEVNKALEIKRQEKVIGNALEAKVTLFVNEEMSQLLEKYNEFLPTLFIVSAVEALKDSKAAETAYQSSEVEGLSVFVEKAEGNKCQRCWNWDVNVGKYETHPELCKKCYEVIAS
- a CDS encoding response regulator; this encodes MKNILIVDDDSELRANLSEILSKKGYHTDEASTGIEAIEKVTANKFDVMLLDLMMPKMSGMDALAEIRKRSPGTKVIMITAFATVDNAVKAIKKGASDYISKPFKIEDLHAIIRRALEESRFEEGIKKLDMDFTLSSLTNSIRRKVIKLLHQNRGLHLMEITKALDIEDHTKVVFHLKNLKESGIIEQDKEKSYFLTKEGEKTLECMKILENYLSK
- a CDS encoding putative metal-binding motif-containing protein, with the translated sequence MFKYRSIFIILFSVLVLALSFVPVHAACTDNDSDGYGSPGDISCPKGKLTDCNDNDNKVYPGAPKICDGKDNNCDGRLD
- a CDS encoding GHKL domain-containing protein, which codes for MIDFAVFSDIPPIGHLYFFYGLSFLLLGLFIVLKIKTSDLKLANHLQLLAWFGFTHGTHEWLELYLLLKGRYVLMHEVFWVKMVAVFVAVLSFLFLLLFGLSLISLTHNSIKKWLKGIPAILFLFWCIYLLNTGFSIGHQLFEQLEILTRKTFGFVGGLLTAYGLIMYSLREEGLGIPVSRKLFYAGVIFLLYGIFAGLFPSRIAVPYFQVPVEGLRGLCAVLITYFVVRALNIFDTETRRSLEQQVRRLARYEKLAPLGRLAAGTAHEINNPLTSISLNVQMLRDELEGMDNHEIRRRVDSIEKNTDRVAAITKDLLQFSRITEPVQKPVNIHTVIDEALSLLKNKLRNVIVHKTLLNVSNVMGDAVQLTQVFINILTNSIQAIPESGHINIECSHSDSWVKIKIADTGTGISQENLLKVFDPFFSTKEVGSGTGLGLSLCYGIINQHNGEIDIESREGLGTTVTVRLPAANGKNAGKF
- the tsaD gene encoding tRNA (adenosine(37)-N6)-threonylcarbamoyltransferase complex transferase subunit TsaD; protein product: MLILGIDTSCDDTAASIVMDGSSIISNIVSSQNEIHKKYGGIVPELASRRHLEMICPVVDEAIKQAGVGIRDISAIAVSHGPGLIGSLLVGVCFAKSLSFVHTVPLVAVNHLEGHIFSVFLETKPEFPFLALVVSGGHTSIYKVDGFGQYIELGRTRDDAAGEAYDKVAKLLGFGYPGGPIIDALASKGNPQAVAFPKALLKDSFDFSFSGLKTAVLNYVRKNPEASKEDIAASFQSAVVGSLTNRIIDVTRATGIKTIILSGGVAANSALRENIKREALEKDFEVYFPSLHLCTDNAAMIAAAGYHHLINAKTVDLSLNPKAYLPLGSADD
- a CDS encoding PBP1A family penicillin-binding protein, producing MKKFLFNTLIFVLVLIAGSAVGGYLALIKDIPQINEIKGYVPANGTKVYADDDSLVGEFKVEKGIFVPISKIPENLIRAVVAVEDSRFWQHKGIDYIAIIRAILKDIIAGRIKEGASTITQQLAKVIFLSPEKTVVRKLKEATLAFRIEKNLTKEEILELYLNKVYFGHGAYGVEMAARTYFGKSVSDLNLAEAALIGGLVKAPSKFSPYSDLDKAKERQHIVLRRMEEEKYITKDEAEKAYRQPLHLSSMRYELYTQNYFLEYIRKYLEDEYGVEKVYKGGLKVYTTLNKRMQAAAVRAMQNGLRELDKRQGYRGAIGHKDIILENELKEEKPFGKVVMRQGDIMTATVITVSDSQAIVKARGFTGRIFLPDTTWAKRLLDSSGKVIKDFRYFKLPDILRSGDVIRVKVKEMISNEPVFQLEQEPVVQGAIVAVEPSTGYIKAIVGGYDFGKSEFNRAVFAKRQAGSAFKPVIYAAAMDSGYTPASTIVDEPVSYSTEQFGEWRPENYDRKFHGPTRLREALAYSRNIVTIKLLEKVGVKDVIKFAGALGIPGPLPYNLSLALGSLSVTPLELTSAFCVFANDGMKINPIAIKYLLDADGNVLENNQPKGTGVISAQTAFLATSMLEDVVKYGTAKRARELQMPIAGKTGTTNDFKDAWFVGYTPELAAGVWVGFDNMRPLGARETGAKAALPIWMDFMKDVPANKTFPLPKGIVTAVIDPLTGLLATSDTEKMVEFFKEGTVPRAYSSKSQREAVRKKKMEFGAPEEPEHEAD
- a CDS encoding tetratricopeptide repeat protein is translated as MKKIIVTLLIIAFTLSFSLAWAQKTPMEKAYSLYFQGKMDEAISIMKDEAEKKPDPKTYYFIGYAYYKMKKMDVAKEYFDRAYQLESFYAPIVPK
- the lspA gene encoding signal peptidase II; the protein is MLIAIIASLVVITDYITKKAIVAKLTLFDKIDVLPFLRIVHVENKGAAFGLFANLGNNIFMAISVIAIIAILVYVSKFAKGSEVFSFSLILGGAVGNLLDRITTGKVVDFIDVYINKWHWPAFNVADSALTVGIMLFIWSSLKSGKPKEI
- a CDS encoding bifunctional precorrin-2 dehydrogenase/sirohydrochlorin ferrochelatase encodes the protein MKYYPVFLNLKNKKTVVVGGGRVAERKVRILLKAGALVKIISPEITRNLRILKDKGKIKHIIRAYKTGDTKDAFVVIACTSSTEVNTQIAREAGHLVNVIDLPSEGNFIAPSIVRRGPLTIAISTEGASPAISKAIRKEMEKLYDKEFALYLKFVESTRNRAIKKLLDNKKREKLLKSLASENIFRILRKNGFRAASEYINQQVYPL